A portion of the Bactrocera neohumeralis isolate Rockhampton chromosome 2, APGP_CSIRO_Bneo_wtdbg2-racon-allhic-juicebox.fasta_v2, whole genome shotgun sequence genome contains these proteins:
- the LOC126751476 gene encoding neprilysin-1-like: protein MLRAHYFLFVYGIFIITYIFAVSSTSAALEDIDENYVKQLLGNLNTSVDPCEDFYAFACGNWAQHYDNDAYVDVPGYMDYEVNKQLLSALLADRAANKSGIAQQAWHYYGSCVDLNAPALNTFLRYVQQALHFEWPILRADWQRPWQNATHFDWLRVVGDLRAYGLNGIFITQDVNVRFANATQYLLELHAQQPPAVASPSLVLRQKDIEDIFINFGLTEPEARNVSAGVIALDESLNDALSTLTLPPSSSSNVSEANVTRANFTSLEMNVNDLIELVPEIDWRRYLLHTLGREVDLEQQLLQTYSYDLPYFRKLPALLAAHSNETIAYYIMLKFMYQLSGDLPTGMSDVQKSTHCMRLLRGYMPLAANYLYEEHYYKLRRVASDAALHRIFNKLRGNFAQLVAANALQLNAAERAYILAELDGMQLRIGNVPHGAANLTSEVEKYYADLNMSSSDFYGNHLQLIHSSVRRMQTRLLNVPRAANATQQLIYEHNFETSSSSSPVKIFDNVVLVPYGYLQLPLFDHRLDALFQYSLFGFILAHEIMHAYDLFHIVYDQHGNFNELGLDVAQHYWSFINCTRQTELNDVLSENMADVAGLRVAYQTYFGPDEISAAADQPHNITADVPKADSRVENGSATQSQQQPVIGDNEIPNSFANSSPRLWLGNFTRPQLFFINSVQFLCANMPRIDGLNVQPVHLGHDMHDVRVRRNWLNLEHFAAAFQCARDTPMNPTEKCRWW, encoded by the coding sequence ATGCTGCGCGCGCattatttcctttttgtttacggaatttttataataacatatatatttgcCGTATCTTCAACGAGTGCTGCCTTGGAAGATATAGACGAGAATTACGTGAAACAGCTGCTGGGCAATTTGAATACGAGCGTTGATCCGTGTGAAGATTTTTATGCGTTCGCATGTGGCAATTGGGCGCAACACTACGACAATGATGCCTATGTGGATGTGCCCGGCTATATGGACTACGAAGTGAATAAGCAATTGCTGAGCGCGCTGCTTGCCGACAGAGCAGCAAATAAGAGCGGCATAGCGCAGCAGGCCTGGCATTACTATGGGTCGTGTGTGGATCTAAATGCGCCCGCTTTGAACACCTTTCTGCGTTACGTGCAACAGGCTTTACACTTTGAATGGCCTATATTGCGTGCTGACTGGCAGCGACCTTGGCAGAATGCCACACACTTCGATTGGCTGCGCGTTGTTGGTGACTTGCGCGCTTATGGACTCAATGGCATTTTCATAACGCAGGATGTCAATGTGCGCTTCGCCAATGCAACGCAGTACCTCTTAGAGTTGCACGCGCAGCAGCCGCCGGCTGTGGCGTCACCCTCACTGGTTCTGCGGCAAAAGGATATTGAagacatatttattaattttggttTGACAGAGCCGGAGGCTCGGAATGTCAGTGCGGGTGTCATTGCGCTGGATGAGTCGTTGAATGACGCCTTAAGCACTCTCACATTGCCGCCTTCAAGCAGTTCAAATGTCAGCGAAGCAAATGTAACGCGCGCAAACTTCACGAGCTTGGAGATGAATGTGAACGATTTGATAGAGTTGGTGCCGGAAATCGATTGGCGCAGGTATCTGCTACATACGCTCGGCCGCGAAGTGGACTTGGAGCAACAGCTGCTGCAAACCTACTCCTACGATTTGCCCTACTTTCGCAAATTGCCCGCGCTACTTGCTGCACACTCGAACGAAACGATCGCCTACTATATAATGCTGAAGTTCATGTATCAATTGAGCGGCGATTTGCCAACTGGAATGTCGGATGTGCAGAAATCCACGCATTGCATGCGCCTTTTGCGTGGTTATATGCCACTGGCAGCCAATTACTTGTACGAGGAGCATTATTACAAGCTTAGACGCGTGGCGAGTGACGCCGCGTTGCATCGTATATTCAACAAGTTGCGCGGCAACTTCGCTCAGCTGGTCGCTGCCAATGCTCTACAGCTGAACGCCGCTGAGCGTGCCTACATACTCGCCGAACTGGACGGAATGCAGCTACGCATAGGCAATGTGCCACACGGGGCGGCGAACTTGACATCTGAAGTCGAGAAATATTATGCGGATTTAAATATGAGCTCCAGCGACTTTTACGGCAATCATTTACAGCTTATCCATAGCAGTGTACGACGCATGCAGACGAGGCTGTTGAATGTGCCACGTGCGGCAAATGCGACGCAGCAACTGATCTACGAGCATAATTTCGAGACATCGAGCTCTTCATCGCCGGTTAAGATCTTTGACAACGTGGTGCTCGTGCCATATGGGTATTTACAGTTGCCGCTTTTCGATCACCGATTGGATGCTTTGTTTCAATATTCACTGTTTGGTTTCATTCTTGCGCACGAGATTATGCACGCTTACGACCTCTTTCACATTGTCTACGATCAGCATGGTAACTTTAATGAGTTGGGTTTGGATGTGGCGCAACATTATTGGAGCTTCATCAACTGCACGCGGCAAACGGAGTTAAATGACGTGCTCTCCGAGAATATGGCCGATGTGGCGGGCTTACGTGTGGCGTATCAAACCTACTTCGGCCCGGACGAGATTAGCGCAGCTGCAGACCAGCCTCACAATATTACTGCAGATGTACCAAAAGCTGACTCGCGCGTTGAAAATGGCTCTGCTACGCAAAGTCAACAACAACCTGTCATCGGTGATAATGAAATCCCTAATAGCTTCGCAAATTCCTCACCCCGCCTATGGCTCGGTAATTTCACGCGCCCGCAGCTGTTCTTCATCAACTCGGTGCAGTTTTTATGCGCCAACATGCCGCGCATCGATGGGCTGAATGTGCAACCGGTGCACTTGGGCCATGACATGCATGACGTGCGCGTGCGACGCAATTGGTTGAATTTGGAGCATTTTGCGGCCGCTTTTCAGTGTGCACGTGACACGCCGATGAACCCGACCGAGAAATGCCGCTGGTGGTGA